One Natrinema salaciae genomic region harbors:
- a CDS encoding SIMPL domain-containing protein: MDRRQFLAASSVGVAAAIAGCAGNPLSRTDSEPNEDANANASADRGEITVSATGEVDADPDRATISVGVQATGESADAVTDELATGAEQLRAAFDDLGIPEENVEEGRYRVHPAHGRDADGFEGSHSFEVTVTDVDRVGEVIDAAIEAGADDVGRVNFTLQEDTRSTLRKEAIDAALGSADEEASHIADNRNVELEGTTAVTTNDVAVHPVRETLSSGDAAEDAAPPTEIEADPVSVSASVTVTYSFDE, encoded by the coding sequence ATGGATCGACGACAGTTCCTCGCGGCCTCGAGCGTCGGGGTCGCGGCGGCGATCGCGGGCTGTGCGGGTAATCCGCTCAGTCGTACCGACTCCGAACCGAACGAGGACGCGAACGCGAACGCGAGCGCGGACCGCGGCGAGATTACGGTCAGCGCGACCGGCGAGGTCGACGCCGACCCGGATCGAGCGACCATCAGCGTCGGCGTGCAGGCGACCGGCGAGAGCGCCGACGCCGTGACCGACGAGCTGGCGACGGGGGCCGAACAGCTTCGCGCGGCGTTCGACGATCTCGGCATTCCGGAGGAGAACGTCGAAGAAGGCCGGTACCGCGTTCACCCGGCGCACGGACGAGACGCCGACGGGTTCGAGGGATCACATTCGTTCGAGGTGACGGTCACCGACGTCGACCGCGTCGGCGAGGTCATCGACGCGGCGATCGAGGCCGGCGCCGACGATGTCGGACGCGTGAACTTCACGCTACAGGAAGACACGCGCTCGACGCTGCGAAAAGAGGCGATCGACGCCGCACTCGGGAGCGCCGACGAGGAAGCGAGCCACATCGCGGACAACCGCAACGTCGAACTCGAGGGAACGACGGCCGTCACGACCAACGACGTGGCGGTCCACCCGGTCCGGGAGACGCTCTCGAGCGGCGACGCAGCCGAGGACGCGGCACCGCCGACGGAGATCGAGGCGGACCCCGTCAGCGTGAGCGCCAGCGTCACGGTCACGTATTCGTTCGACGAGTGA
- the carA gene encoding glutamine-hydrolyzing carbamoyl-phosphate synthase small subunit, with protein MTEAYVALEGGHVLEGRGRASGTARGELVFTTAYTGYEESLTDPSYEEQILTFSYPLIGNYGVREERFEDDRVHPRAVIAKELTEDVVGWLEDEGVPAVDHLDTREVVTDIRDGGAMKCGIAVGEDVTEEDALAELEQCEAMSDHTDIGAQVSVDEPAVHGADNDGETVALIDCGAKGSIVDSLLERDATVHVFPYDAAAADVEAVDPDILFVSNGPGDPVNFEGAIALVEAFVEDTPVAGICLGQQIVAEALGGTTEKMTFGHRGVNQPVLDLESGQVVMTTQNHGYTVADPGEHLEVTQINVNDDTPEGIDGVEYDVITRQYHPEANPGPEDTLDFFDDVLAMASERADTRAVPADD; from the coding sequence ATGACGGAAGCCTACGTCGCACTGGAGGGCGGCCACGTACTCGAGGGTCGTGGTCGCGCGTCAGGAACGGCTCGCGGTGAACTCGTTTTCACGACAGCGTATACGGGGTACGAGGAGAGTCTGACCGACCCCTCCTACGAGGAGCAGATTCTCACGTTCTCGTACCCGCTGATCGGGAACTACGGCGTCCGCGAGGAGCGGTTCGAGGACGACCGCGTTCACCCGCGTGCCGTGATCGCGAAGGAACTCACCGAGGACGTCGTCGGCTGGCTCGAGGACGAGGGCGTCCCGGCGGTCGACCACCTCGACACGCGCGAGGTCGTCACCGACATCCGCGACGGCGGCGCGATGAAGTGCGGCATCGCCGTCGGCGAGGACGTCACCGAGGAGGACGCGCTGGCCGAACTCGAGCAGTGCGAGGCCATGAGCGACCACACCGACATCGGCGCGCAGGTCAGCGTCGACGAGCCGGCCGTCCACGGCGCGGACAACGACGGCGAGACCGTCGCCCTGATCGACTGCGGCGCGAAGGGCTCGATCGTCGACTCGCTGCTCGAGCGTGACGCGACCGTGCACGTGTTCCCCTACGACGCGGCCGCCGCCGACGTCGAGGCCGTCGACCCCGACATCCTGTTCGTCTCGAACGGTCCCGGCGACCCGGTCAACTTCGAGGGCGCGATCGCGCTCGTCGAGGCGTTCGTCGAGGACACGCCCGTCGCTGGCATCTGTCTCGGCCAGCAGATCGTCGCCGAGGCGCTCGGCGGCACCACCGAGAAGATGACCTTCGGCCACCGCGGCGTCAACCAGCCCGTCCTCGACCTCGAGTCCGGGCAGGTCGTCATGACGACCCAGAACCACGGCTACACCGTCGCCGATCCCGGCGAGCACCTCGAGGTCACGCAGATCAACGTCAACGACGACACGCCCGAAGGGATCGACGGCGTCGAGTACGACGTGATCACCCGCCAGTACCACCCCGAAGCGAACCCCGGCCCCGAAGACACCCTCGACTTCTTCGACGACGTGCTCGCGATGGCTTCCGAGCGAGCGGACACGCGGGCGGTTCCGGCCGACGACTGA
- a CDS encoding amidase family protein produces MSTSLPDSFDLLEATVADVRAAVADGRVTAEALVDRYLARIDAYDDLNAILTVNDDARRRARRLDERFESDGFVGPLHGVPVVVKDNHDTHDMPTTAGSVALAESTPSRDAFVVEQLRDAGCVVVAKANLQELSFGVDTISSLGGATRNAYDLERRPAGSSGGTAAAVAANLAVVGTGTDTCSSVRSPPAFNDLVGVRPTRGLVSRTGIVPLSETQDTPGPIARTVADAARLLEVVAGYDPADPVTARGADQIPEDGYVAHLDDAGLEGARIGVARQFFGLRNEEHASAADAEAVTAVVEDAIEAMAAAGATIVDPVEVVDGDRLASARVLQYEFARDFDDYLSELGDATPLDSLADLVDTGTIAPSIESRMEAAGILEMDTGSLDENVGYLRRLRRRGRLRETTLSRLAEHDLDAVLYPPSTVPPVEIPDHQPFEEMNCELSAHTGLPAIVVPAGFTDDGLPVGVELLGRAFAEPRLFELASAFERATDNRRPPDRFGALD; encoded by the coding sequence ATGTCCACATCGCTTCCCGACTCGTTCGATCTCCTCGAGGCGACCGTCGCCGACGTTCGCGCGGCCGTGGCGGACGGGCGCGTCACCGCCGAAGCGCTCGTCGACCGCTATCTGGCGCGTATCGACGCCTACGACGATCTGAACGCGATTCTGACGGTCAACGACGACGCCCGGCGGCGGGCTCGCCGGCTCGATGAGCGCTTCGAGAGCGACGGGTTCGTCGGCCCGCTCCACGGCGTTCCGGTCGTCGTCAAGGACAACCACGACACACACGATATGCCGACCACGGCGGGATCGGTAGCGCTCGCCGAGTCCACGCCGTCGCGCGACGCGTTCGTCGTCGAGCAACTCCGCGACGCCGGGTGCGTCGTCGTCGCGAAGGCGAACCTGCAGGAGCTGTCGTTCGGCGTCGACACGATCAGCTCGCTCGGCGGTGCGACGCGGAACGCGTACGACCTCGAGCGGCGGCCGGCGGGCTCCAGCGGCGGCACTGCGGCGGCCGTCGCCGCGAACCTCGCCGTCGTCGGAACGGGGACCGACACCTGCTCGTCCGTTCGGTCGCCGCCCGCGTTCAACGATCTCGTCGGCGTCCGTCCGACCAGGGGGCTGGTGAGCCGGACGGGCATCGTCCCGCTGAGCGAGACGCAGGACACGCCGGGCCCCATCGCTCGGACCGTCGCGGACGCCGCGCGGCTGCTCGAGGTCGTGGCCGGCTACGATCCCGCGGACCCGGTCACGGCGAGGGGCGCGGATCAGATCCCCGAGGACGGGTACGTCGCCCACCTCGACGATGCCGGTCTCGAGGGGGCGCGCATCGGCGTCGCCCGGCAGTTCTTCGGGCTCCGGAACGAGGAGCACGCGTCCGCGGCCGACGCCGAGGCGGTCACGGCGGTCGTCGAGGACGCGATCGAGGCGATGGCGGCGGCCGGTGCGACGATCGTCGACCCCGTCGAGGTCGTCGACGGCGACCGCCTCGCGAGCGCTCGCGTGCTGCAGTACGAGTTCGCGCGCGACTTCGACGACTACCTGTCGGAACTCGGGGACGCGACGCCCCTCGACTCGCTGGCCGACCTCGTCGACACGGGAACGATCGCCCCGTCGATCGAATCCCGAATGGAAGCGGCCGGCATCCTCGAGATGGACACCGGGTCGCTGGACGAGAACGTCGGCTACCTCCGGCGACTCCGGCGGCGAGGGCGGCTCAGGGAGACGACGCTCTCGAGGCTGGCCGAGCACGACCTCGACGCCGTCCTGTATCCGCCCTCGACGGTTCCGCCCGTCGAGATTCCCGACCACCAGCCGTTCGAAGAGATGAACTGCGAGCTGTCCGCGCACACGGGACTGCCGGCGATCGTCGTCCCGGCCGGCTTCACGGACGACGGGCTCCCGGTCGGCGTCGAACTGCTCGGCAGGGCGTTCGCCGAACCCCGGCTGTTCGAGCTGGCGTCCGCCTTCGAGCGAGCGACCGACAACCGGCGGCCGCCCGACCGGTTCGGGGCGCTCGACTGA
- a CDS encoding diacylglycerol/lipid kinase family protein, whose translation MTPAETSDRVLVLNPVSGNGNHVDDVATLAGDHGFDIRRTEEAGDATRLAREAAPDADLVAAAGGDGTLNAVVNGVAAADALETTTVAVVPAGTGNNFAANVGIEGIEHAFTVIEAGRRRSIDIGTANDRLFVNSCVGGITAEASSETTTESKAELGVLAYVKNTVETVGEFDSLPLRVETASAPDGERARAWEGEALFVLIGNCRRFTGARTAQANVEDGLLEVTIVEDAATANLVGGAALEGLLGRDSAHIIRRRAPSLTIESRGDSVEYSLDGEMLETETLRLETAVQRLTIPVGDGYRPDPDDGDRWPLEVPANR comes from the coding sequence ATGACTCCCGCGGAGACGAGCGACCGCGTTCTCGTCCTCAACCCCGTCAGCGGAAACGGGAACCACGTCGACGACGTCGCGACGCTCGCCGGCGACCACGGCTTCGACATTCGTAGAACCGAAGAAGCCGGCGACGCGACGCGACTGGCCCGCGAGGCCGCACCCGACGCCGACCTCGTCGCCGCGGCCGGCGGCGACGGCACCCTCAACGCCGTCGTCAACGGCGTCGCCGCCGCGGACGCGCTCGAGACGACCACCGTCGCGGTCGTCCCCGCCGGGACGGGCAACAACTTCGCGGCCAACGTCGGGATCGAGGGGATCGAGCACGCGTTTACCGTGATCGAAGCGGGGCGGCGGCGATCGATCGACATCGGCACGGCGAACGACCGGCTCTTCGTCAACTCCTGCGTCGGCGGGATCACCGCCGAGGCGAGCAGCGAGACGACCACCGAGAGCAAGGCGGAGCTGGGCGTGCTCGCGTACGTGAAAAACACGGTCGAGACGGTCGGCGAGTTCGACTCGCTCCCGCTGCGGGTGGAGACGGCGTCGGCACCGGACGGCGAGCGGGCGCGGGCCTGGGAGGGCGAGGCGCTGTTCGTCCTCATCGGGAACTGCCGGCGCTTTACCGGCGCGCGGACCGCACAGGCGAACGTCGAGGACGGCCTGCTCGAGGTCACGATCGTCGAGGACGCCGCGACCGCGAACCTCGTCGGCGGCGCGGCGCTCGAGGGCCTGCTCGGCCGGGACAGCGCGCACATCATTCGCCGCCGAGCGCCGTCGCTCACGATCGAGAGTCGCGGGGACTCCGTCGAGTACAGTCTCGACGGCGAGATGCTCGAGACCGAGACCCTCCGCCTCGAGACGGCCGTGCAGCGACTCACGATCCCGGTCGGAGACGGCTATCGACCGGACCCTGACGACGGCGACCGCTGGCCGCTCGAGGTGCCCGCGAATCGGTAG
- the cysK gene encoding cysteine synthase A, whose amino-acid sequence MDGTAESTADIDAAESVDELIGETPLVRLDAFADNCYGKLEAANPYSVKDRIARAIVDAAERAGALEPGGTLVESTSGNTGIGLAAVAAARGYDCVLTMPESMSTERRQLLRALGADLELTPAEDGMGGANERAEELVADREDAIMARQFENAANPAAHRETTGPEIWAATDGGVDAVVAGVGTGGTITGVSEYVKEEQGKTEFTSVAVEPAESPTLSALSSDGHDIQGIGPGFVPDILRTELVDETRAVEAADAKAAARKLGRSDGLLVGISAGAALAAAADYATDHPDELVVAILPDTGERYLSTDLYALE is encoded by the coding sequence ATGGACGGAACTGCCGAATCCACGGCCGACATCGACGCCGCCGAGAGCGTCGACGAACTGATCGGAGAGACGCCGCTCGTTCGGCTGGACGCCTTCGCCGACAACTGCTACGGGAAGCTCGAGGCGGCGAACCCCTACTCGGTCAAGGATCGCATCGCGCGGGCCATCGTCGACGCCGCCGAGCGTGCAGGTGCGCTCGAGCCCGGCGGCACCCTCGTGGAATCGACCAGCGGCAACACGGGAATCGGGCTCGCCGCGGTCGCCGCCGCGCGGGGGTACGACTGCGTGCTGACGATGCCCGAATCGATGTCGACCGAGCGCCGCCAGCTTCTGCGGGCGCTGGGGGCGGACCTCGAGCTCACCCCCGCCGAGGACGGGATGGGCGGGGCCAACGAGCGCGCCGAGGAACTCGTCGCCGACCGCGAGGACGCGATCATGGCCCGCCAGTTCGAAAACGCGGCCAATCCCGCGGCCCACCGGGAGACGACGGGGCCGGAGATCTGGGCGGCGACCGACGGCGGCGTCGACGCCGTGGTCGCGGGCGTCGGCACCGGCGGGACGATCACCGGCGTCTCGGAGTACGTGAAAGAGGAGCAGGGGAAGACCGAGTTCACGTCGGTCGCGGTCGAACCCGCCGAATCGCCGACCCTCTCGGCGCTCAGTTCCGACGGCCACGACATCCAGGGGATCGGCCCCGGCTTCGTCCCCGATATCCTCCGGACCGAGCTCGTCGACGAGACGCGAGCGGTCGAGGCGGCCGATGCGAAAGCCGCGGCCCGGAAATTGGGACGCAGCGACGGACTGCTGGTCGGTATCTCCGCGGGGGCAGCGCTGGCCGCCGCCGCCGACTACGCGACCGACCACCCGGACGAACTGGTCGTCGCAATCCTGCCGGACACCGGCGAACGGTACCTCTCGACGGATCTCTACGCGCTCGAGTAG
- a CDS encoding Lrp/AsnC family transcriptional regulator, which yields MDDLDRQILDILRRDARTPYTEIADEVGTSEGTVRNRVERMMDDDVIERFTISTRTGNVQAMLEISVAVDVDTKAVSERMAEWDEVDFVWMVSGEQDVVLVVDAADTRGVNDLITKARDQEEVVNTKTRLILDEELG from the coding sequence ATGGACGACCTGGACCGACAGATTCTCGATATTCTCCGGCGAGACGCCCGGACGCCGTACACCGAGATCGCCGACGAGGTTGGGACGAGCGAGGGGACCGTCCGCAACCGCGTCGAGCGCATGATGGACGACGACGTCATCGAACGCTTCACGATTTCGACCCGGACCGGCAACGTCCAGGCGATGCTCGAGATCAGCGTCGCGGTCGACGTCGACACCAAAGCGGTCTCGGAGCGGATGGCCGAGTGGGACGAGGTCGACTTCGTCTGGATGGTCTCGGGCGAGCAGGACGTCGTGCTCGTCGTCGACGCCGCGGACACGCGCGGGGTCAACGATTTGATCACGAAGGCCCGCGACCAGGAGGAGGTCGTGAACACGAAGACGCGGCTGATTCTGGACGAGGAGCTCGGCTAG
- a CDS encoding NAD(P)/FAD-dependent oxidoreductase, producing the protein MSGDNDERGPGDGDPGFDADVAIVGGGPAGCAAGVFTARADLETVLFDRGPSSLRRCASLENYLGFPGAIDVDTFLSLAHEHAETAGCRLRDDLVESVASLDDGGFRLETQEGDPLTARFVIAATKYDGSYLRGLDDDDALFVTAEGDGETADRFDREYPDDDGRTPVDGCYVAGPLAGCGDQAIIAAGHGATVARALCRDLRREDGYWGRFADHYDWRRRAANLQAEWADPERWVDLFDRDAPDDLEADTIRRLAEEHTDDRLEQYVDADAADRRADRGQRRLAAALDDEVLLEAVDDAAVREYADRLDRDGSSDE; encoded by the coding sequence ATGAGCGGCGACAACGACGAGCGCGGACCCGGCGACGGCGATCCGGGATTCGACGCCGACGTCGCTATCGTCGGTGGCGGTCCCGCCGGCTGCGCCGCCGGCGTCTTCACCGCTCGAGCCGACCTCGAGACGGTGCTCTTCGATCGCGGCCCCTCCTCGCTGCGGCGGTGTGCGTCCCTCGAGAACTACCTCGGGTTTCCCGGCGCGATCGACGTCGACACGTTCCTCTCGCTGGCGCACGAGCACGCCGAAACCGCGGGCTGTCGGCTCCGCGACGACCTCGTCGAGTCGGTCGCGTCCCTCGACGACGGGGGGTTCCGGCTCGAGACGCAGGAAGGGGACCCGCTCACGGCACGGTTCGTGATCGCCGCGACGAAGTACGACGGGTCGTATCTCCGCGGGCTCGACGACGACGACGCGCTGTTCGTCACCGCGGAAGGCGACGGCGAGACGGCCGACCGGTTCGATCGCGAGTATCCGGACGACGACGGTCGAACGCCGGTCGACGGCTGCTACGTCGCCGGGCCGCTCGCCGGCTGCGGCGATCAGGCGATCATCGCTGCCGGCCACGGCGCGACCGTCGCCCGCGCGTTGTGCCGCGACCTGCGACGCGAGGACGGGTACTGGGGCCGGTTCGCGGATCACTACGACTGGCGGCGCAGGGCCGCGAACCTGCAAGCGGAGTGGGCCGACCCCGAACGGTGGGTCGACCTGTTCGATCGGGACGCACCCGACGATCTCGAGGCGGACACGATCCGCCGGCTCGCCGAGGAGCACACCGACGACCGCCTCGAGCAGTACGTCGATGCCGACGCGGCCGACCGGCGCGCCGACCGCGGCCAGCGACGGCTCGCGGCGGCACTCGACGACGAGGTCCTGCTCGAGGCCGTCGACGACGCGGCGGTCCGGGAGTACGCCGACAGGCTCGACCGGGACGGTTCGAGCGACGAGTGA
- a CDS encoding ABC transporter substrate-binding protein, with translation MEATMRSGQSRRAFVATGVTAGSAALAGCISGTEPGSESGGDSYTVSMAPMGEVEFDGVPERAFVTFTQYADMAVALGHGDAVQTLFAPEMSGTTMTKFYDRLEGVEFDWEGLENPLEGGVTKEQLYGAESDVHFLDPSYVLTTQDDWDDDDVEEIADAVAPWIGSYHSGVHSEPADVYADSYEYYTLWELFETVAAVFQERDRYEALAAVYDETRTRIESALPPEDDRPTVARVTLGDGVFYAYHLNTPGFWQAETRPLGAHDALADVEWEGDWGQVDYETMLEADPDVILHLWGITPNYAIENVRDRLESHAAGRELTAVGNDQVLASGMRYQGPIMNLFQLEMTAKQLYPEQFGEWPGYESGDSYPTIPDDEQLFDRQRVAAIVTDGA, from the coding sequence ATGGAAGCGACGATGCGATCGGGCCAAAGCCGACGTGCGTTCGTGGCGACGGGAGTGACCGCCGGAAGCGCCGCGCTGGCCGGCTGTATCAGCGGGACCGAGCCCGGCTCGGAGAGCGGGGGCGACTCGTACACGGTGTCGATGGCACCGATGGGCGAGGTCGAGTTCGACGGCGTCCCCGAGCGGGCCTTCGTCACCTTCACGCAGTACGCCGACATGGCGGTCGCGCTCGGGCACGGCGACGCGGTGCAGACGCTCTTCGCCCCGGAGATGTCGGGGACGACGATGACCAAGTTCTACGACCGACTCGAGGGGGTCGAGTTCGACTGGGAGGGCCTGGAGAACCCGCTCGAGGGCGGCGTGACGAAAGAACAGCTCTACGGCGCGGAGAGCGACGTCCACTTCCTCGATCCGTCGTACGTGCTGACGACGCAGGACGACTGGGACGACGACGACGTCGAGGAGATCGCCGACGCGGTCGCCCCCTGGATCGGCAGCTACCACAGCGGCGTCCACAGCGAGCCCGCCGACGTCTACGCCGACAGCTACGAGTACTACACCCTCTGGGAGCTCTTCGAGACGGTGGCGGCCGTCTTTCAGGAACGGGACCGCTACGAGGCGCTCGCCGCGGTCTACGACGAGACGCGGACGCGGATCGAGTCGGCCCTCCCGCCCGAAGACGACCGGCCGACGGTCGCCCGAGTCACGCTGGGAGACGGCGTGTTCTACGCCTACCACCTCAACACGCCCGGCTTCTGGCAGGCGGAGACGCGGCCACTCGGTGCCCACGACGCGCTCGCCGACGTGGAGTGGGAGGGCGACTGGGGGCAGGTCGACTACGAGACGATGCTCGAGGCCGACCCGGACGTCATCCTCCACCTCTGGGGTATCACGCCGAACTACGCGATCGAGAACGTCCGGGACCGCCTGGAATCACACGCCGCGGGCAGGGAACTGACCGCGGTCGGGAACGACCAGGTCCTCGCGAGCGGCATGCGATACCAGGGGCCGATCATGAACCTCTTCCAGCTGGAGATGACGGCCAAGCAGCTCTATCCCGAGCAGTTCGGCGAGTGGCCCGGCTACGAGTCCGGCGACTCGTACCCGACGATCCCCGACGACGAGCAACTGTTCGACCGCCAGCGCGTGGCGGCGATCGTCACTGACGGAGCGTAG
- the gfo6 gene encoding D-xylose 1-dehydrogenase Gfo6, whose protein sequence is MALEDVFANFTVRDWEHEPADGTVRLAVVGIGGFARQRALPAIAASSYCETTTLVTSSPDDVTAVAAECDVSVVLDYDDFLAGERAAAYDAVYVATPNALHGRYATAAAERGKHVLCEKPLEITSERARGIVDACADAGVTLMTAYRLQTEPTVRRTRELVHEEVIGDVVQVHGAFSHPLLEHASPDTWRLDPELAGGGALVDLGVYPLNTIRFLLDCEPTGVYATAHSSGGPFADVDEHVAFQLEYETDATASCTASFDAHASSQLELVGTDGKIHIESPFGGVVPHEMVVESGDVRMEYTGPTVDEVCEEFDYFGYCVLTGTDPEPDGEDGLADLHAIEAAYESTETGCRVALD, encoded by the coding sequence ATGGCACTCGAGGACGTGTTCGCGAACTTCACGGTACGGGACTGGGAGCACGAACCGGCCGACGGAACGGTCCGGCTCGCCGTCGTCGGAATCGGCGGCTTCGCCCGCCAGCGCGCACTCCCCGCGATCGCCGCGAGCAGTTACTGCGAGACGACGACGCTGGTCACGAGTTCCCCCGACGACGTGACCGCCGTCGCAGCGGAGTGCGACGTCTCGGTGGTCCTCGACTACGACGACTTCCTCGCGGGCGAGCGCGCGGCCGCCTACGACGCGGTCTACGTCGCCACGCCGAACGCCCTCCACGGACGGTACGCGACCGCGGCGGCCGAGCGCGGAAAGCACGTCCTCTGCGAGAAACCCCTCGAGATCACCAGCGAGCGCGCTCGAGGGATCGTCGACGCCTGCGCCGACGCCGGCGTGACGCTGATGACGGCCTACCGGCTGCAGACCGAGCCGACGGTTCGACGCACCCGAGAGCTCGTTCACGAGGAGGTTATCGGCGACGTCGTGCAGGTCCACGGCGCGTTCTCGCACCCGCTGCTCGAGCACGCGAGTCCCGACACGTGGCGGCTCGATCCGGAGCTGGCCGGCGGCGGGGCGCTGGTCGACCTCGGCGTCTATCCGCTCAACACCATCCGGTTCCTGCTCGACTGCGAGCCGACGGGCGTGTACGCCACCGCACACTCGAGCGGCGGCCCCTTCGCGGACGTCGACGAACACGTCGCCTTCCAGCTCGAGTACGAGACCGACGCGACGGCCTCGTGTACGGCGAGCTTCGACGCCCACGCGAGCAGCCAGCTCGAACTGGTCGGCACCGACGGAAAGATCCACATCGAGTCGCCGTTCGGCGGCGTCGTCCCCCACGAGATGGTCGTCGAGAGCGGCGACGTTCGAATGGAGTACACGGGGCCGACGGTCGACGAGGTCTGCGAGGAGTTCGACTACTTCGGCTACTGCGTGCTGACGGGAACCGATCCCGAGCCCGACGGCGAAGACGGGCTCGCGGACCTGCACGCCATCGAGGCCGCCTACGAGTCGACCGAGACGGGCTGTCGGGTCGCGCTCGACTGA
- a CDS encoding PHP domain-containing protein yields the protein MYAVDLHAHTRFFHGRRSLGDRFDPLGVRLLAAVARRRGLDGVATTNHDYYTAFDPSSHVETLPGIEITTDRGHVLVVGPDPPAATKPGALSPGEAVALAHDRDCAAIVAHPFRNSTVRELEDVPFDAIEVNGKHPRSQPLVEQLAEERDLPLVGGSDAHYPFEVGRAYTVVEADRLTPTSIVDAIREGNVSARVSRTGPDRLLRRGYRAIHDRKQVIDAIERPTPGVGKPPGEEEAD from the coding sequence ATGTACGCGGTCGATCTGCACGCACACACGCGCTTCTTCCACGGCCGACGCTCGCTCGGGGACCGGTTCGACCCGCTCGGCGTCCGCCTCCTCGCGGCGGTGGCCCGGCGGCGCGGCCTCGACGGGGTCGCGACCACCAACCACGATTACTACACCGCGTTCGATCCGTCCTCCCACGTCGAGACTCTGCCGGGGATCGAGATCACGACCGACCGCGGCCACGTCCTCGTCGTCGGCCCCGATCCGCCGGCGGCGACGAAACCCGGCGCGCTCTCCCCCGGGGAGGCGGTCGCGCTTGCGCACGACCGCGACTGCGCCGCCATCGTCGCCCACCCCTTCCGGAACAGCACGGTGCGGGAACTCGAGGACGTCCCCTTCGACGCGATCGAGGTCAACGGCAAACACCCGCGCTCGCAGCCGCTGGTCGAGCAGTTAGCCGAAGAACGGGATCTCCCGCTGGTCGGCGGTAGCGACGCGCACTACCCCTTCGAGGTGGGCCGGGCGTACACGGTCGTCGAGGCCGACCGGCTCACGCCCACGTCGATCGTCGACGCCATCCGCGAGGGGAACGTCAGCGCGCGCGTCTCGAGGACGGGACCCGACCGCCTGCTCCGCCGGGGCTACCGGGCGATCCACGACCGCAAACAGGTGATCGACGCGATCGAACGGCCGACGCCCGGCGTGGGCAAACCGCCGGGCGAGGAGGAGGCCGATTGA
- a CDS encoding ribbon-helix-helix domain-containing protein yields MGRDRESVPVLLPPELVHELDALVEQGMFSSRSEALRYGARLVVREERRSRHN; encoded by the coding sequence ATGGGTCGCGATAGGGAGTCCGTTCCGGTCTTGCTTCCGCCGGAACTTGTTCACGAACTCGATGCGCTGGTCGAACAGGGGATGTTTAGCTCACGGTCCGAAGCGCTCCGGTACGGCGCGCGGCTCGTCGTCCGCGAAGAACGGCGGTCGCGCCACAACTGA